A region of Zootoca vivipara chromosome 15, rZooViv1.1, whole genome shotgun sequence DNA encodes the following proteins:
- the FLOT2 gene encoding flotillin-2 isoform X1, producing the protein MGNCHTVGPNEALVVSGGCCGADEKQYVHGGWAWAWWCISDTQRISLEIMTLQPRCEDVETAEGVALTVTGVAQVKILTERELLAVACEQFLGKNVQDVKNVVLQTLEGHLRSILGTLTVEQIYQDRDQFAKLVREVAAPDVGRMGIEILSFTIKDVYDKVSYLSSLGKTQTAVVQRDADIGVAEAERDAGIREAEYKREMLDVKFMADTMVADSKRAFEMQKAAFSQEINVKTAQAQLAYELQGAKEQQKIRQEEIEIEVVQRRKQIDVEEQEVIRMDKELIATVKLPAEAEAHRMQEIAEGEKVKQVLIARAEGEKIRKIGEAEALVIEAIGKAEAEKMKLKAEAYQHYGEAAKMALVLDALPQIAAKVAAPLSKVDEIVILSGENNKLTTDVNRLLAELPASVHALTGVDLSKIPLIQKATGAQA; encoded by the exons GATTTCCCTAGAGATAATGACGTTACAGCCCAGGTGCGAGGACGTAGAGACGGCGGAGGGGGTAGCTTTAACTGTCACAGGTGTGGCCCAG GTGAAAATCCTAACTGAGAGGGAGCTTCTCGCGGTGGCTTGTGAGCAGTTCCTGGGCAAGAACGTGCAGGACGTCaagaatgtggtcctccagacgcTCGAAGGGCACCTGCGCTCCATCCTAG GGACCTTGACTGTCGAGCAGATCTACCAGGACAGGGACCAATTTGCCAAGCTCGTGCGGGAAGTGGCGGCTCCTGATGTGGGCCGGATGGGCATTGAGATCCTGAGTTTCACTATCAAG GATGTCTACGATAAAGTCAGCTACCTGAGCTCACTAGGGAAGACCCAGACGGCCGTGGTGCAGAGAGACGCCGATATCGGGGTGGCCGAGGCAGAGCGAGACGCCGGCATCCGG gaggcagaatacaagagagaaatgttggatgtgAAGTTCATGGCGGACACCATGGTAGCCGACTCGAAGCGTGCCTTCGAAATGCAGAAAGCCGCCTTCAGCCAAGAGATCAACGTGAAG ACGGCGCAGGCCCAGCTGGCGTACGAGCTGCAAGGGGCCAAAGAGCAGCAAAAGATCCGCCAAGAGGAGATCGAGATTGAGGTCGTGCAGCGCCGGAAGCAGATCGACGTTGAGGAGCAGGAAGTCATCCGCATGGACAAGGAGCTCATTGCCACCGTCAAGTTGCCAGCAGAGGCAGAGGCACACCGCATGCAGGAGATTGCCGAGGGAGAGAA ggTGAAGCAGGTGCTGATCGCTCGGGCCGAAGGGGAGAAGATCCGCAAGATCGGAGAGGCGGAGGCCCTGGTGATCGAGGCCATTGGCAAAGCGGAGGCTGAGAAGATGAAGCTCAAGGCAGAGGCCTACCAGCACTATGGGGAGGCAGCCAAGATGGCCTTGGTCCTGGATGCCCTGCCCCAG ATTGCCGCCAAGGTGGCTGCACCTCTCTCAAAGGTGGACGAAATCGTCATCCTCAGCGGAGAAAACAACAAGCTGACTACAGATGTGAACCGGCTGCTGGCTGAGCTCCCTGCGTCTGTCCATGCCCTCACGGGGGTCGACCTCTCCAAG ATCCCGCTCATTCAGAAAGCGACTGGAGCCCAGGCCTGA